A window of the Brassica napus cultivar Da-Ae chromosome A2, Da-Ae, whole genome shotgun sequence genome harbors these coding sequences:
- the LOC106383948 gene encoding pre-mRNA-splicing factor ATP-dependent RNA helicase DEAH7 isoform X1, translated as MGVDPFKATETSETEKETGGDIPVKEKLTFTAPERKSRLGLDVRAMEKRESAKSQGEFKVPRKPAVSVSASMDEDDRSGVSGIDDGGDNSRPDHSSRRYRDKSSRSETPQESTVTTEKAAASDTPRASRYERDDSSRNRNEYRYDRSETPRSRQRSTYDEMDRYRGRESYRESPRDYHGEKRGRYSVDRRTPGRSDWDDGRWEWEDSPRGDRDSTYNKRHQPSPSPMLGAASPDARLASPWLDTPRSTMASASPWDIGAPSPVPIRASGSSVRSSGSRYGGRSNQRADSREGDLTKEGHPDEDRSEGAEEFNHEITDTMRREMEYHSDLAWYDTDEGNSLFDADSASFFLGDDASVQKKEAELAKRLVRRDGSKMSLAQSKKYSQLNADNAQWEDRQLLRSGAVRGTEVQTEFDSEEERKAILLVHDTKPPFLDGRIVFTKQAEPVMPIKDPTSDMAIISRKGSGLVREIREKQSMHKSRQRFWELAGSNLGNILGVEKTAEQIDADTAEVGDEGEVDFKNEAKFAQHMKKGEAVSEFAMSKTMAQQRQYLPIFSVRDELLQVIRENQVIVVVGETGSGKTTQLTQYLHEDGYTVNGIVGCTQPRRVAAMSVAKRVSEEMETELGDKVGYAIRFEDVTGPNTVIKYMTDGVLLRETLKDSDLDKYRVVVMDEAHERSLNTDVLFGILKKVVARRRDFKLIVTSATLNAQKFSDFFGSVPIFNIPGRTFPVNILYSKSPCEDYVEAAVKQAMTIHITSPPGDILIFMTGQDEIEAACFSLKERMEQLIASSKRDVTNLLILPIYSQLPADLQAKIFQKPEDGARKCIVATNIAETSLTVDGIYYVIDTGYGKMKVFNPRMGMDALQVFPISRAASDQRAGRAGRTGPGTCYRLYTESAYLNEMLPSPVPEIQRTNLGNVVLLLKSLKIDNLLEFDFMDPPPQENILNSMYQLWVLGALSNVGGLTDLGWKMVEFPLDPPLAKMLLMGERLDCIDEVLTIVSMLSVPSVFFRPKERAEESDAAREKFFVPESDHLTLLNVYKQWKEHDYRGDWCNDHYLQVKGLRKAREVRSQLLDILKQLKIPLKSCGPDWDIVRKAICSAYFHNSARLKGVGEYVNCRTGMPCHLHPSSALYGLGYTPDYVVYHELILTTKEYMQCATSVEPHWLAELGPMFFSVKDSDTSMLEHKKKQKEEKTAMEEEMEKLRRDQAEAEVRSKEREKRKRAKQQQQVSGPGMKKGTTYLRPKKFGL; from the exons ATGGGG GTCGATCCATTCAAAGCTACGGAGACTTCGGAAACCGAGAAGGAAACCGGTGGCGATATTCCGGTGAAGGAGAAACTGACTTTTACAGCTCCGGAGAGGAAGTCCCGTCTAG GTTTAGATGTAAGGGCAATGGAGAAAAGGGAGAGTGCAAAGTCTCAGGGGGAGTTTAAGGTCCCCAGGAAGCCAGCAGTATCTGTTTCAGCGTCTATGGATGAGGATGATAGATCTGGTGTATCGGGAATTGATGATGGAGGAGATAACAGTCGGCCTGACCATTCCAGCAGAAGGTATAGAGATAAATCTTCAAGATCTGAGACTCCAcaag AAAGTACTGTGACCACAGAGAAAGCTGCAGCTTCAGAT ACTCCTAGGGCATCTAGATATGAGAGAGATGATAGCAGTAGAAACCGAAACGAATATAGGTATGACAGGAGTGAAACTCCGCGGTCAAGGCAGAGAAGCACATACGATGAGATGGATCGCTACCGAGGGAGGGAGTCCTATCGCGAATCACCCCGAGATTATCACGGAGAAAAGCGCGGAAGATACAGCGTTGATAGGAGAACTCCAG GTAGGTCAGACTGGGATGATGGAAGATGGGAATGGGAAGATAGTCCACGCGGGGATAGAGACTCTACTTACAACAAACGGCATCAGCCTTCTCCATCACCCATGTTAGGTGCAGCTTCACCAGATGCTCGTTTAGCCTCCCCTTGGCTGGATACACCACGCTCAACAA TGGCCTCTGCTTCTCCATGGGATATTGGTGCGCCTTCTCCTGTCCCAATCCGGGCTTCTGGGTCGTCTGTCAGATCCTCAGGCTCAAGGTATGGTGGAAGATCCAATCAACGTGCAGACTCTAGGGAAGGTGATCTGACCAAGGAG GGGCATCCAGATGAGGATAGATCGGAAGGAGCTGAAGAATTTAACCATGAGATCACAGACACAATGCGTCGGGAAATGGAATATCACTCGGATCTTGCATG GTATGATACGGACGAAGGGAACTCACTGTTTGATGCTGATAGTGCATCCTTTTTTCTTGGAGATGACGCTTCTGTGCAGAAAAAGGAAGCTGAGCTGGCAAAAAGACTG GTTAGAAGGGACGGTAGCAAAATGTCACTCGCTCAGAGTAAAAAATACTCTCAGCTTAACGCTGATAATGCCCAGTGGGAAGACCGTCAGCTTCTCAGATCTGGAGCTGTTAGAGGCACAGAAGTGCAGACCGAGTTTGATAGCGAGGAAGAACGGAAAGCAATTCTTCTTGTGCATG ATACAAAGCCGCCTTTCCTTGATGGAAGAATCGTTTTCACAAAGCAAGCAGAGCCAGTGATGCCTATAAAGGATCCCACATCAGACATGGCTATAATTTCGCGAAAAGGATCGGGTCTTGTGAGAGAAATTCGGGAGAAACAAAGTATGCATAAATCGCGACAGCGATTTTGGGAGCTTGCAGGTTCTAACCTTGGTAATATCCTTGGTGTTGAAAAAACAGCTGAGCAG ATTGATGCCGATACTGCTGAAGTTGGTGACGAAGGTGAAGTAGACTTTAAGAACGAAGCTAAATTTGCACAGCATATGAAGAAGGGAGAAGCTGTGAGTGAATTCGCCATGTCAAAGACCATGGCACAGCAACGACAGTATCTTCCCATATTTTCTGTTAGAGATGAGTTATTACAG GTAATAAGAGAAAACCAGGTGATAGTGGTGGTTGGAGAAACTGGTTCCGGAAAGACTACTCAGCTCACACAG taTCTTCACGAGGACGGGTACACTGTAAACGGTATAGTAGGTTGCACCCAACCAAGACGTGTAGCAGCTATGAGTGTTGCAAAGAGAGTTAGTGAAGAGATGGAAACAGAGTTGGGCGATAAAGTGGGGTATGCAATTCGTTTTGAAGATGTAACTGGTCCAAATACTGTTATCAAG TACATGACGGATGGAGTGCTACTGAGAGAGACACTTAAAGATTCCGACCTGGATAAGTATCG TGTGGTAGTGATGGATGAAGCGCATGAAAGGTCACTCAACACAGACGTCCTTTTCGGAATACTGAAAAAAGTTGTGGCTCGGCGTCGTGATTTCAAACTGATAGTCACTTCAGCGACCCTTAATGCTCAAAAGTTTTCTGATTTCTTTGGGAG TGTTCCAATATTCAACATTCCTGGAAGGACTTTCCCTGTCAATATTCTCTACTCTAAAAGTCCATGTGAAGACTATGTTGAAGCTGCTGTTAAACAGGCAATGACGATTCACATTACGAGCCCACCTGGGGACATTCTCATATTTATGACCGGGCAAGATGAGATTGAAGCGGCGTGCTTTTCTCTTAAGGAGAGAATGGAACAGCTGATTGCATCATCCAAGAGAGACGTCACGAACCTACTGATTCTCCCTATATACTCTCAGCTACCTGCTGACTTGCAAGCAAAAATATTCCAGAAACCAGAAGATGGAGCACGTAAATGCATTGTTGCCACCAATATCGCTGAAACATCATTGACAGTCGATGGAATATACTATGTGATTGACACAGGGTATGGAAAGATGAAGGTTTTCAATCCTAGAATGGGTATGGATGCTCTTCAGGTTTTCCCCATTAGTCGTGCTGCCTCTGATCAGCGTGCAGGAAGAGCTGGAAGGACAGGGCCGGGAACATGTTACAGGCTGTATACAGAGAGTGCATATTTAAACGAGATGTTGCCCAGTCCCGTGCCAGAGATTCAGCGAACAAATCTGGGTAACGTTGTGTTGTTGTTGAAGTCACTGAAAATAGACAACTTGCTAGAGTTTGATTTCATGGACCCACCTCCACAAGAGAACATACTGAACTCTATGTACCAGCTTTGGGTCTTGGGCGCTCTCAGCAATGTCGGAGGATTAACTGATCTCGGGTGGAAGATGGTGGAGTTCCCCTTGGATCCACCTCTTGCAAAGATGCTCTTAATGGGTGAACGGCTTGACTGCATAGACGAGGTCTTGACGATCGTCTCAATGCTTTCAGTACCTTCAGTGTTCTTCAGACCGAAAGAGAGAGCAGAAGAGAGCGACGCCGCGAGGGAGAAGTTTTTCGTGCCGGAGTCTGATCACCTGACGCTACTGAACGTGTATAAGCAATGGAAAGAGCATGACTACAGAGGAGACTGGTGCAATGACCATTATCTGCAAGTCAAAGGTCTGAGGAAAGCCAGAGAAGTAAGATCCCAGCTTCTGGATATCCTCAAGCAACTCAAGATACCGCTCAAGTCGTGTGGGCCAGATTGGGATATCGTGAGAAAAGCCATATGCTCAGCGTATTTCCACAACTCGGCTAGATTAAAAGGTGTGGGAGAGTACGTGAACTGTAGAACTGGGATGCCTTGCCATTTGCACCCGAGCAGTGCACTGTATGGTCTAGGATACACGCCTGATTACGTGGTGTATCATGAACTGATCTTAACCACTAAGGAGTACATGCAGTGTGCTACATCTGTGGAGCCGCATTGGCTGGCTGAGTTGGGACCTATGTTTTTCTCGGTCAAGGACTCGGATACATCGATGCTGGAGCATAAAAAGAAGCAGAAGGAAGAGAAAACAGCGATGgaggaagagatggagaagctgaGAAGAGATCAGGCGGAGGCGGAGGTGAGaagcaaagagagagagaagaggaaaagggCAAAGCAGCAGCAACAGGTTTCTGGTCCTGGCATGAAGAAAGGCACCACTTACCTCAGGCCTAAGAAGTTTGGTCTCTAA
- the LOC106383948 gene encoding pre-mRNA-splicing factor ATP-dependent RNA helicase DEAH7 isoform X2 has protein sequence MQVDPFKATETSETEKETGGDIPVKEKLTFTAPERKSRLGLDVRAMEKRESAKSQGEFKVPRKPAVSVSASMDEDDRSGVSGIDDGGDNSRPDHSSRRYRDKSSRSETPQESTVTTEKAAASDTPRASRYERDDSSRNRNEYRYDRSETPRSRQRSTYDEMDRYRGRESYRESPRDYHGEKRGRYSVDRRTPGRSDWDDGRWEWEDSPRGDRDSTYNKRHQPSPSPMLGAASPDARLASPWLDTPRSTMASASPWDIGAPSPVPIRASGSSVRSSGSRYGGRSNQRADSREGDLTKEGHPDEDRSEGAEEFNHEITDTMRREMEYHSDLAWYDTDEGNSLFDADSASFFLGDDASVQKKEAELAKRLVRRDGSKMSLAQSKKYSQLNADNAQWEDRQLLRSGAVRGTEVQTEFDSEEERKAILLVHDTKPPFLDGRIVFTKQAEPVMPIKDPTSDMAIISRKGSGLVREIREKQSMHKSRQRFWELAGSNLGNILGVEKTAEQIDADTAEVGDEGEVDFKNEAKFAQHMKKGEAVSEFAMSKTMAQQRQYLPIFSVRDELLQVIRENQVIVVVGETGSGKTTQLTQYLHEDGYTVNGIVGCTQPRRVAAMSVAKRVSEEMETELGDKVGYAIRFEDVTGPNTVIKYMTDGVLLRETLKDSDLDKYRVVVMDEAHERSLNTDVLFGILKKVVARRRDFKLIVTSATLNAQKFSDFFGSVPIFNIPGRTFPVNILYSKSPCEDYVEAAVKQAMTIHITSPPGDILIFMTGQDEIEAACFSLKERMEQLIASSKRDVTNLLILPIYSQLPADLQAKIFQKPEDGARKCIVATNIAETSLTVDGIYYVIDTGYGKMKVFNPRMGMDALQVFPISRAASDQRAGRAGRTGPGTCYRLYTESAYLNEMLPSPVPEIQRTNLGNVVLLLKSLKIDNLLEFDFMDPPPQENILNSMYQLWVLGALSNVGGLTDLGWKMVEFPLDPPLAKMLLMGERLDCIDEVLTIVSMLSVPSVFFRPKERAEESDAAREKFFVPESDHLTLLNVYKQWKEHDYRGDWCNDHYLQVKGLRKAREVRSQLLDILKQLKIPLKSCGPDWDIVRKAICSAYFHNSARLKGVGEYVNCRTGMPCHLHPSSALYGLGYTPDYVVYHELILTTKEYMQCATSVEPHWLAELGPMFFSVKDSDTSMLEHKKKQKEEKTAMEEEMEKLRRDQAEAEVRSKEREKRKRAKQQQQVSGPGMKKGTTYLRPKKFGL, from the exons ATGCAGGTCGATCCATTCAAAGCTACGGAGACTTCGGAAACCGAGAAGGAAACCGGTGGCGATATTCCGGTGAAGGAGAAACTGACTTTTACAGCTCCGGAGAGGAAGTCCCGTCTAG GTTTAGATGTAAGGGCAATGGAGAAAAGGGAGAGTGCAAAGTCTCAGGGGGAGTTTAAGGTCCCCAGGAAGCCAGCAGTATCTGTTTCAGCGTCTATGGATGAGGATGATAGATCTGGTGTATCGGGAATTGATGATGGAGGAGATAACAGTCGGCCTGACCATTCCAGCAGAAGGTATAGAGATAAATCTTCAAGATCTGAGACTCCAcaag AAAGTACTGTGACCACAGAGAAAGCTGCAGCTTCAGAT ACTCCTAGGGCATCTAGATATGAGAGAGATGATAGCAGTAGAAACCGAAACGAATATAGGTATGACAGGAGTGAAACTCCGCGGTCAAGGCAGAGAAGCACATACGATGAGATGGATCGCTACCGAGGGAGGGAGTCCTATCGCGAATCACCCCGAGATTATCACGGAGAAAAGCGCGGAAGATACAGCGTTGATAGGAGAACTCCAG GTAGGTCAGACTGGGATGATGGAAGATGGGAATGGGAAGATAGTCCACGCGGGGATAGAGACTCTACTTACAACAAACGGCATCAGCCTTCTCCATCACCCATGTTAGGTGCAGCTTCACCAGATGCTCGTTTAGCCTCCCCTTGGCTGGATACACCACGCTCAACAA TGGCCTCTGCTTCTCCATGGGATATTGGTGCGCCTTCTCCTGTCCCAATCCGGGCTTCTGGGTCGTCTGTCAGATCCTCAGGCTCAAGGTATGGTGGAAGATCCAATCAACGTGCAGACTCTAGGGAAGGTGATCTGACCAAGGAG GGGCATCCAGATGAGGATAGATCGGAAGGAGCTGAAGAATTTAACCATGAGATCACAGACACAATGCGTCGGGAAATGGAATATCACTCGGATCTTGCATG GTATGATACGGACGAAGGGAACTCACTGTTTGATGCTGATAGTGCATCCTTTTTTCTTGGAGATGACGCTTCTGTGCAGAAAAAGGAAGCTGAGCTGGCAAAAAGACTG GTTAGAAGGGACGGTAGCAAAATGTCACTCGCTCAGAGTAAAAAATACTCTCAGCTTAACGCTGATAATGCCCAGTGGGAAGACCGTCAGCTTCTCAGATCTGGAGCTGTTAGAGGCACAGAAGTGCAGACCGAGTTTGATAGCGAGGAAGAACGGAAAGCAATTCTTCTTGTGCATG ATACAAAGCCGCCTTTCCTTGATGGAAGAATCGTTTTCACAAAGCAAGCAGAGCCAGTGATGCCTATAAAGGATCCCACATCAGACATGGCTATAATTTCGCGAAAAGGATCGGGTCTTGTGAGAGAAATTCGGGAGAAACAAAGTATGCATAAATCGCGACAGCGATTTTGGGAGCTTGCAGGTTCTAACCTTGGTAATATCCTTGGTGTTGAAAAAACAGCTGAGCAG ATTGATGCCGATACTGCTGAAGTTGGTGACGAAGGTGAAGTAGACTTTAAGAACGAAGCTAAATTTGCACAGCATATGAAGAAGGGAGAAGCTGTGAGTGAATTCGCCATGTCAAAGACCATGGCACAGCAACGACAGTATCTTCCCATATTTTCTGTTAGAGATGAGTTATTACAG GTAATAAGAGAAAACCAGGTGATAGTGGTGGTTGGAGAAACTGGTTCCGGAAAGACTACTCAGCTCACACAG taTCTTCACGAGGACGGGTACACTGTAAACGGTATAGTAGGTTGCACCCAACCAAGACGTGTAGCAGCTATGAGTGTTGCAAAGAGAGTTAGTGAAGAGATGGAAACAGAGTTGGGCGATAAAGTGGGGTATGCAATTCGTTTTGAAGATGTAACTGGTCCAAATACTGTTATCAAG TACATGACGGATGGAGTGCTACTGAGAGAGACACTTAAAGATTCCGACCTGGATAAGTATCG TGTGGTAGTGATGGATGAAGCGCATGAAAGGTCACTCAACACAGACGTCCTTTTCGGAATACTGAAAAAAGTTGTGGCTCGGCGTCGTGATTTCAAACTGATAGTCACTTCAGCGACCCTTAATGCTCAAAAGTTTTCTGATTTCTTTGGGAG TGTTCCAATATTCAACATTCCTGGAAGGACTTTCCCTGTCAATATTCTCTACTCTAAAAGTCCATGTGAAGACTATGTTGAAGCTGCTGTTAAACAGGCAATGACGATTCACATTACGAGCCCACCTGGGGACATTCTCATATTTATGACCGGGCAAGATGAGATTGAAGCGGCGTGCTTTTCTCTTAAGGAGAGAATGGAACAGCTGATTGCATCATCCAAGAGAGACGTCACGAACCTACTGATTCTCCCTATATACTCTCAGCTACCTGCTGACTTGCAAGCAAAAATATTCCAGAAACCAGAAGATGGAGCACGTAAATGCATTGTTGCCACCAATATCGCTGAAACATCATTGACAGTCGATGGAATATACTATGTGATTGACACAGGGTATGGAAAGATGAAGGTTTTCAATCCTAGAATGGGTATGGATGCTCTTCAGGTTTTCCCCATTAGTCGTGCTGCCTCTGATCAGCGTGCAGGAAGAGCTGGAAGGACAGGGCCGGGAACATGTTACAGGCTGTATACAGAGAGTGCATATTTAAACGAGATGTTGCCCAGTCCCGTGCCAGAGATTCAGCGAACAAATCTGGGTAACGTTGTGTTGTTGTTGAAGTCACTGAAAATAGACAACTTGCTAGAGTTTGATTTCATGGACCCACCTCCACAAGAGAACATACTGAACTCTATGTACCAGCTTTGGGTCTTGGGCGCTCTCAGCAATGTCGGAGGATTAACTGATCTCGGGTGGAAGATGGTGGAGTTCCCCTTGGATCCACCTCTTGCAAAGATGCTCTTAATGGGTGAACGGCTTGACTGCATAGACGAGGTCTTGACGATCGTCTCAATGCTTTCAGTACCTTCAGTGTTCTTCAGACCGAAAGAGAGAGCAGAAGAGAGCGACGCCGCGAGGGAGAAGTTTTTCGTGCCGGAGTCTGATCACCTGACGCTACTGAACGTGTATAAGCAATGGAAAGAGCATGACTACAGAGGAGACTGGTGCAATGACCATTATCTGCAAGTCAAAGGTCTGAGGAAAGCCAGAGAAGTAAGATCCCAGCTTCTGGATATCCTCAAGCAACTCAAGATACCGCTCAAGTCGTGTGGGCCAGATTGGGATATCGTGAGAAAAGCCATATGCTCAGCGTATTTCCACAACTCGGCTAGATTAAAAGGTGTGGGAGAGTACGTGAACTGTAGAACTGGGATGCCTTGCCATTTGCACCCGAGCAGTGCACTGTATGGTCTAGGATACACGCCTGATTACGTGGTGTATCATGAACTGATCTTAACCACTAAGGAGTACATGCAGTGTGCTACATCTGTGGAGCCGCATTGGCTGGCTGAGTTGGGACCTATGTTTTTCTCGGTCAAGGACTCGGATACATCGATGCTGGAGCATAAAAAGAAGCAGAAGGAAGAGAAAACAGCGATGgaggaagagatggagaagctgaGAAGAGATCAGGCGGAGGCGGAGGTGAGaagcaaagagagagagaagaggaaaagggCAAAGCAGCAGCAACAGGTTTCTGGTCCTGGCATGAAGAAAGGCACCACTTACCTCAGGCCTAAGAAGTTTGGTCTCTAA